A DNA window from Streptomyces bacillaris contains the following coding sequences:
- a CDS encoding antibiotic biosynthesis monooxygenase → MTATTQFTDRPDPARADAAIAKVSTWDVGTPERQRQAVDAIRTAWEGREWPHPGLLSYSVHAGENGTTLLHYSQWTGEQAYQDFVREGRDTRNADIDAAVPGIERLALHTYELYRSGFRAEGDIREPGCVVIVDVEFDGPDPDRQRAWIDAVFEALGSEARSPEGAIAAYFHTGTDGTRVLNYAEWESAGHHIAALAAPGEGIGSPSPLWERVQTYPGMTGGGVHRYTPALSMRAG, encoded by the coding sequence ATGACCGCGACCACGCAGTTCACCGACCGCCCGGATCCGGCCCGCGCCGATGCCGCCATCGCCAAGGTCAGCACCTGGGACGTCGGTACGCCCGAGCGGCAGCGGCAGGCCGTCGACGCCATCCGGACGGCGTGGGAGGGCCGGGAGTGGCCGCACCCCGGGCTGCTCTCGTACAGCGTCCACGCGGGCGAGAACGGGACGACCCTGCTGCACTACTCCCAGTGGACCGGCGAACAGGCCTACCAGGACTTCGTCCGGGAGGGCCGGGACACCCGCAACGCCGACATCGACGCGGCCGTTCCCGGCATCGAACGCCTGGCGCTCCACACGTACGAGCTGTACCGCTCCGGGTTCCGGGCCGAGGGCGACATCCGTGAGCCCGGGTGCGTCGTGATCGTGGACGTGGAGTTCGACGGGCCCGACCCGGACCGGCAACGCGCCTGGATCGACGCCGTGTTCGAGGCGCTCGGCAGCGAGGCCCGGTCGCCCGAGGGGGCCATCGCCGCGTACTTCCACACCGGCACCGACGGCACCCGGGTCCTCAACTACGCGGAGTGGGAGAGTGCCGGGCACCACATCGCGGCCCTCGCCGCACCCGGTGAGGGGATCGGCTCCCCGTCACCGCTGTGGGAACGCGTCCAGACGTACCCGGGGATGACCGGTGGGGGCGTGCACCGGTACACGCCCGCGCTCAGCATGCGGGCGGGGTGA